One window of the Anaeromyxobacter dehalogenans 2CP-C genome contains the following:
- a CDS encoding leucyl aminopeptidase, which translates to MSRGIERIAVRAAGAAPAEAEADALALPVFEDEVRGGGTGAVKDLDRLLDGALLAAARAERFTGKAGQELALPTLGRARAGRVVLMGMGARAKALEAWGRDGYEALRAAAGKAARGAEKAGARTLALAAPELDGGALPGAARALAEGALLGAYRFSRYRKDDPARPAGVSEVAVLVPPSLEKARAVKDALELARRLAGAVAWARDLVNLGPADCTPELLARAASEVARRAGLSVEVRGPKELQALKMGMFLGVTRGSAEPPRLVKVSWVPRGAAGRRAPVVLVGKAITFDSGGLSLKPTESMVTMNTDMAGSAAVLGAMQVIAALKPPFPVHAVLGACENMPGGRAYKPSDVLVAHDGQTVEITNTDAEGRLVLGDVLSWAAETLKPAAMIDVATLTGACIVALGNGTAGLFGPDGPVADGVLAAARAAGEDVWRLPMTEGLKDQLKSDRADLKNTGERWGGAITAAHFLHAFTKDAPWAHLDIAGPSHSGKEQGYVAKGGTGFAVRTLVEFVRAWEA; encoded by the coding sequence ATGTCCCGAGGCATCGAGCGGATCGCGGTGAGGGCGGCAGGGGCGGCGCCGGCGGAGGCGGAGGCCGACGCGCTGGCGCTGCCGGTGTTCGAGGACGAGGTCCGCGGCGGCGGGACCGGCGCGGTGAAGGACCTCGACCGCCTCCTGGACGGCGCGCTGCTCGCGGCCGCGCGCGCCGAGCGGTTCACCGGGAAGGCGGGCCAGGAGCTGGCGCTGCCGACGCTGGGGCGCGCCCGGGCCGGGCGGGTGGTGCTGATGGGGATGGGCGCGCGCGCGAAGGCGCTGGAGGCGTGGGGGCGCGACGGGTACGAGGCGCTCCGGGCCGCGGCGGGCAAGGCGGCGCGCGGCGCGGAGAAGGCCGGGGCGCGCACGCTCGCGCTCGCCGCGCCGGAGCTGGACGGCGGCGCGCTCCCCGGCGCCGCCCGCGCGCTCGCCGAGGGCGCGCTGCTCGGCGCGTACCGGTTCTCCCGCTACCGGAAGGACGATCCCGCCCGGCCGGCCGGCGTCTCCGAGGTGGCGGTGCTGGTGCCGCCGTCGCTGGAGAAGGCCCGCGCCGTGAAGGACGCGCTCGAGCTCGCCCGCCGGCTCGCGGGCGCGGTGGCGTGGGCGCGCGACCTCGTGAACCTGGGCCCGGCCGACTGCACGCCGGAGCTGCTCGCGCGCGCGGCGTCCGAGGTGGCGCGGCGCGCCGGCCTCTCGGTGGAGGTGCGCGGGCCGAAGGAGCTCCAGGCGCTGAAGATGGGCATGTTCCTGGGCGTCACGCGCGGCTCGGCGGAGCCGCCGCGCCTCGTGAAGGTGAGCTGGGTGCCGCGCGGCGCCGCCGGGCGGAGGGCGCCGGTGGTGCTGGTGGGCAAGGCCATCACGTTCGACTCGGGCGGCCTCTCGCTGAAGCCCACCGAGAGCATGGTCACCATGAACACCGACATGGCGGGCAGCGCCGCGGTGCTCGGCGCCATGCAGGTGATCGCCGCGCTGAAGCCGCCGTTCCCGGTGCACGCGGTGCTGGGCGCCTGCGAGAACATGCCGGGCGGCCGCGCCTACAAGCCGTCCGACGTGCTGGTGGCGCACGACGGCCAGACCGTCGAGATCACCAACACCGACGCGGAGGGGCGGCTGGTGCTCGGGGACGTCCTCTCCTGGGCGGCGGAGACGCTGAAGCCGGCGGCGATGATCGACGTGGCCACGCTCACCGGCGCCTGCATCGTGGCGCTCGGCAACGGCACCGCCGGCCTGTTCGGGCCCGACGGCCCGGTCGCCGACGGCGTGCTCGCGGCGGCGCGCGCGGCCGGGGAGGACGTCTGGCGCCTGCCCATGACCGAGGGGCTGAAGGACCAGCTCAAGAGCGACCGCGCCGACCTCAAGAACACCGGCGAGCGCTGGGGCGGCGCCATCACCGCGGCCCACTTCCTCCACGCGTTCACGAAGGACGCGCCCTGGGCGCACCTCGACATCGCCGGGCCGTCGCACTCCGGCAAGGAGCAGGGCTACGTCGCGAAGGGCGGGACCGGCTTCGCGGTCCGGACCCTGGTCGAGTTCGTGCGCGCCTGGGAGGCGTGA
- a CDS encoding putative signal transducing protein, translating into MHENQELVPVASFESLSEAEVALGLLEAEGIEAVVQDRPLASLLPPIALANGGLVLLVLPDELEKAREVLATPDAAGSEEAPLPPGGAPGERE; encoded by the coding sequence ATGCACGAGAACCAGGAGCTCGTCCCGGTGGCGTCGTTCGAGAGCCTCTCCGAGGCCGAGGTGGCGCTCGGCCTGCTCGAGGCCGAGGGGATCGAGGCGGTGGTGCAGGACCGGCCGCTCGCGTCGCTGCTCCCGCCGATCGCGCTCGCGAACGGCGGGCTGGTGCTGCTCGTCCTCCCCGACGAGCTCGAGAAGGCGCGCGAGGTCCTCGCGACGCCGGACGCGGCCGGCTCCGAGGAGGCGCCGCTCCCGCCCGGCGGCGCGCCGGGCGAGCGGGAGTAG
- a CDS encoding inorganic diphosphatase has product MTDLARLPPRDERGALRVVVESPRGASLKLKYDAELGVVTVSRPLPLGLAYPYDWGFVPGTRAPDGDPVDALVYWDAVSFPGVVVPCRAVGVVRLEQDSKSNGRVRNDRILAVPVKHPRGDDLRSPDDLPARVRDEIAQFFLSAIFFEPKNPALLGWGGPEEAERLVDGCTRALAAVARRRS; this is encoded by the coding sequence ATGACCGACCTCGCCCGGCTCCCCCCGCGCGACGAGCGCGGCGCGCTGCGCGTGGTGGTGGAGTCGCCGCGCGGCGCCAGCCTGAAGCTGAAGTACGACGCGGAGCTGGGCGTGGTCACGGTGTCGCGCCCGCTGCCGCTCGGGCTCGCGTACCCGTACGACTGGGGGTTCGTCCCGGGGACGCGCGCGCCGGACGGCGACCCGGTGGACGCGCTCGTCTACTGGGACGCGGTGAGCTTCCCCGGCGTGGTGGTGCCGTGCCGCGCGGTGGGCGTGGTGCGCCTGGAGCAGGACTCCAAGTCGAACGGCCGGGTGCGCAACGACCGCATCCTGGCGGTGCCGGTGAAGCACCCGCGGGGCGACGACCTCCGCTCGCCGGACGACCTTCCCGCGCGGGTCCGCGACGAGATCGCGCAGTTCTTCCTGTCGGCCATCTTCTTCGAGCCGAAGAACCCGGCGCTGCTGGGCTGGGGCGGGCCGGAGGAGGCCGAGCGCCTGGTGGACGGCTGCACCCGCGCGCTGGCCGCCGTGGCGCGGCGCCGCTCCTGA
- a CDS encoding bacteriohemerythrin, which produces MIAWTPALAVGIEEIDAQHQELFRRAERFVSSLGQTSRQEVGILLSYLRLYCVTHFGAEESWMRQVEYPGYAQHKAEHDGFVASLMALSDEHEKRGGPGLQATRVSTFVERWLQDHVTSTDVEFAKFVLSRAV; this is translated from the coding sequence ATGATCGCGTGGACGCCGGCCCTGGCGGTCGGGATCGAGGAGATCGACGCGCAGCACCAGGAGCTGTTCCGCCGCGCCGAGCGCTTCGTGTCCAGCCTGGGCCAGACGTCGCGGCAGGAGGTCGGCATCCTCCTCTCGTACCTGCGCCTCTATTGCGTGACGCACTTCGGGGCCGAGGAGTCCTGGATGCGGCAGGTGGAGTACCCGGGCTACGCGCAGCACAAGGCGGAGCACGACGGCTTCGTGGCGAGCCTGATGGCGCTCTCCGACGAGCACGAGAAGCGCGGCGGGCCGGGGCTGCAGGCGACGCGCGTCTCCACGTTCGTCGAGCGCTGGCTCCAGGACCACGTCACCAGCACCGACGTCGAGTTCGCGAAGTTCGTCCTCTCCCGGGCTGTTTGA
- a CDS encoding arginase family protein, whose protein sequence is MNLTDTLALLLRPAGGGIHLVSSGKAEQLALQRRLYGADDEAEIRARWREDLERAATARAVVLGIPSDVGAGFRRGANLGPAAIRERLLADDPSRSARDRADGVVDLGDVFVVPQLLHDDMLSEAQLAASRRALYPGVPADEAARLPVSPLSIAERALELVLEANPRARVFAVGGDHSTAWPVVKALAPRWPGMGIVQIDAHTDLLEDRLGVRYCFGTWSYHANELVGRGGRLVQVGTRASGRDRAHWESTLGVRQFWAADVLADPRAALDRILEHVKATGVSSVYFSNDIDGTDQQWADATGTPEPGGLTPAFVSSLVRRLGSEVGLAGGDVMEVAPGIAGGEGAGPRTVGLAAGYLAETIDAALGRTR, encoded by the coding sequence GTGAACCTCACCGACACGCTCGCGCTCCTGCTCCGCCCGGCCGGCGGCGGCATCCACCTCGTCTCAAGCGGCAAGGCCGAGCAGCTCGCGCTGCAGCGCCGCCTCTACGGCGCCGACGACGAGGCCGAGATCCGCGCCCGCTGGCGCGAGGACCTGGAGCGCGCCGCCACCGCCCGCGCGGTGGTGCTGGGCATCCCCTCCGACGTGGGCGCGGGCTTCCGCCGCGGCGCGAACCTGGGGCCGGCCGCCATCCGCGAGCGGCTGCTCGCGGACGACCCGTCGCGGAGCGCGCGCGACCGCGCCGACGGGGTGGTGGACCTCGGCGACGTGTTCGTGGTCCCGCAGCTGCTCCACGACGACATGCTGAGCGAGGCGCAGCTCGCCGCCAGCCGGCGCGCGCTCTACCCGGGCGTGCCGGCGGACGAGGCGGCGCGCCTGCCGGTGTCGCCGCTCTCCATCGCGGAGCGGGCGCTCGAGCTGGTGCTCGAGGCGAACCCGCGCGCCCGCGTGTTCGCGGTGGGCGGCGATCACTCCACCGCGTGGCCGGTGGTGAAGGCGCTCGCGCCGCGCTGGCCCGGCATGGGCATCGTGCAGATCGACGCGCACACCGACCTGCTCGAGGACCGGCTCGGGGTCCGCTACTGCTTCGGCACCTGGTCGTACCACGCGAACGAGCTGGTGGGCCGCGGCGGGCGGCTGGTGCAGGTGGGCACGCGCGCGTCCGGGCGCGACCGCGCGCACTGGGAGTCCACGCTCGGCGTGCGGCAGTTCTGGGCCGCCGACGTGCTCGCCGACCCGCGCGCCGCGCTGGACCGGATCCTCGAGCACGTGAAGGCGACCGGCGTCTCCTCGGTCTACTTCTCGAACGACATCGACGGGACCGACCAGCAGTGGGCCGACGCCACCGGCACGCCGGAGCCGGGCGGCCTCACGCCGGCGTTCGTCTCGTCGCTCGTCCGCCGCCTGGGGAGCGAGGTGGGGCTCGCGGGCGGCGACGTGATGGAGGTCGCGCCGGGGATCGCCGGCGGCGAGGGCGCGGGGCCGCGCACGGTCGGGCTCGCCGCGGGCTACCTCGCCGAGACCATCGACGCGGCGCTCGGCCGGACCCGCTGA
- a CDS encoding pyridoxal phosphate-dependent aminotransferase, which yields MNAFKPHLASVADYPYAKVDARLKLDQNESPDDLPPDLKARALERIARAAWNRYPELHAEDVRAAVARHEGWDPQGVVLAPGSNLLVLALTQAARAVVDTVPAFPYYKGGSVATGTPWRGIPLAPGFAIPMDALLAAMDGAGGVLFLPNPHAPTGQLFATGDVERLADRARQQGWVLVVDEAYHAFAGSDARPLARANEHVAVLRTFSKSWCLGGVRAGYLLASPKVAAVVRACLPPFCIPVHTGAILQTVLEAPGYVGELVQRIQAERARVLAALSAHPTWRPYPSAANYLLVRTPDAKAAWEHLLARGILVRRQDHYAGLEGCIRITVGTRAENDALLAAAADAP from the coding sequence GTGAACGCGTTCAAGCCCCACCTCGCCTCAGTCGCCGATTACCCGTACGCGAAGGTCGATGCGCGCCTGAAGCTCGACCAGAACGAGAGCCCCGACGACCTCCCCCCCGACCTGAAGGCCCGCGCGCTGGAGCGCATCGCCCGCGCCGCCTGGAACCGCTACCCGGAGCTGCACGCCGAGGACGTGCGGGCGGCGGTGGCGCGGCACGAGGGCTGGGACCCGCAGGGCGTGGTGCTCGCGCCGGGCTCGAACCTGCTCGTGCTCGCGCTCACGCAGGCCGCGCGCGCGGTCGTGGACACCGTGCCGGCGTTCCCCTACTACAAGGGCGGCAGCGTCGCGACCGGCACGCCGTGGCGCGGCATCCCGCTCGCGCCGGGGTTCGCGATCCCCATGGACGCGCTGCTCGCCGCCATGGACGGCGCGGGCGGCGTGCTGTTCCTCCCGAACCCGCACGCGCCCACCGGGCAGCTCTTCGCGACCGGCGACGTGGAGCGGCTCGCCGACCGCGCCCGCCAGCAGGGCTGGGTGCTGGTGGTGGACGAGGCGTACCACGCGTTCGCGGGCAGCGACGCCCGCCCGCTCGCGCGGGCGAACGAGCACGTGGCGGTGCTGCGGACGTTCTCGAAGTCCTGGTGCCTGGGCGGCGTCCGCGCCGGCTACCTGCTCGCGTCGCCGAAGGTGGCGGCGGTGGTCCGCGCCTGCCTGCCGCCGTTCTGCATCCCGGTGCACACCGGCGCCATCCTGCAGACGGTGCTCGAGGCGCCCGGCTACGTGGGCGAGCTGGTGCAGCGGATCCAGGCCGAGCGCGCCCGCGTGCTCGCGGCGCTCTCGGCGCACCCGACCTGGCGGCCCTACCCGAGCGCCGCGAACTACCTGCTCGTCCGCACGCCGGACGCGAAGGCGGCCTGGGAGCACCTGCTCGCGCGCGGCATCCTGGTCCGCCGCCAGGACCACTACGCCGGGCTGGAGGGCTGCATCCGGATCACCGTCGGCACGCGCGCCGAGAACGACGCGCTGCTCGCGGCGGCCGCGGACGCGCCCTAG
- a CDS encoding efflux RND transporter permease subunit — protein MIKRIISFSAHNPFIVLGATLVTLVGAWWTMRNIPLDALPDMSDTQVIVYSKWDRSPDIIEDQVTYPITSALLGAPRVKAVRGFSDFGFSYVYVIFEDGTDMYWARTRVLEYLSKITPQLPQGVTTELGPDATSVGWVFQYALVDRTGKHTSDELRSTQDWFLRYAVQSVPGVSEVATVGGQVRQYQITVNPNALASYGLPIDAVVQAVRSGNNDVGGRLVELSGREYMVRGRGYVKSIQDLENLVLRAQGGTPVLVKDVATVSLGPEMRRGIADLDGEGDVVGGIVVMRAGENALNVIDRVKAKLEEVKPSLPKGVEVVTTYDRSELIGKAIENVKGKLLEEILIVSLVILVFLWHVPSAIVPIVTIPVSVALAFIPMYFMGLNANLMSLAGIAISIGVLVDGAIVEVENAYNKIHHWIADGKKGDFHQVRLEALLEVGPGVFFSLLVVAVAFMPVFTLVDQEGRLFRPLAYSKNLAMAIAALLAITLDPAMRMLFARVEPFRFRPRPVAWVANQVLVGKYYSEERHPISRFLHRIYEPPCRFVVKHAKATLVVAALLVATSIPAYLALGHEFMPPLREGTILYMPSAVEPGMSVAEAQRALQVQDKILKTFPEVERVFGKAGRANTSTDPAPFTMMETTIVLKPEAQWREQPRWYSSWAPEWLKGVLRAVWRDRITEDHLISEMDEALRLPGISNAWTMPIKGRLDMLSTGIRTPVGIKVAGADLATVEKVAKDIESAVQHVPGTRSVYAERVAGGYFLDFVLKREQLARYGLSVDAANMMVMTAVGGDNQTTTVMGRERYGVNVRYARDYRDDLDALKRVLLPLPGGQGQIPMEEIADVVLAQGPSMIRDENGLLAGYVYVDFDTSKVDVGRYVDQAKAKVAELVKPPPGYAISWSGQYENMIRVKERLKLIIPVTLVLIFALLYMNTKSAFKASLVMLAVPFSAIGAVWLLWLLDYNVSIAVWVGLIALMGLDAETGVFMLLFLDLSYDEHRKKGLVKDEDGLVEAIIHGAVKRVRPKAMTVFAAMMGLLPIMWSTGTGADLMKRIAAPMVGGLVTSFLLELLVYPAVYFLWKKRELGKPLPEEAEVAAA, from the coding sequence ATGATCAAGCGCATCATCAGCTTCTCCGCGCACAACCCGTTCATCGTCCTCGGCGCCACCCTCGTCACGCTCGTCGGCGCGTGGTGGACGATGCGGAACATCCCGCTCGACGCGCTGCCGGACATGTCCGACACGCAGGTCATCGTCTACTCGAAGTGGGATCGCAGCCCGGACATCATCGAGGACCAGGTGACCTACCCCATCACCTCGGCGCTGCTGGGCGCGCCGCGGGTGAAGGCGGTCCGCGGGTTCTCCGACTTCGGGTTCAGCTACGTCTACGTCATCTTCGAGGACGGGACCGACATGTACTGGGCGCGCACGCGCGTGCTCGAGTACCTGTCCAAGATCACCCCGCAGCTGCCGCAGGGGGTGACGACCGAGCTCGGCCCGGACGCCACCAGCGTGGGCTGGGTGTTCCAGTACGCGCTGGTGGACCGCACCGGCAAGCACACCTCCGACGAGCTGCGCTCCACGCAGGACTGGTTCCTGCGCTACGCGGTCCAGAGCGTCCCCGGCGTGTCGGAGGTCGCGACCGTGGGCGGCCAGGTGCGCCAGTACCAGATCACCGTCAACCCGAACGCGCTCGCGTCCTACGGGCTGCCCATCGACGCGGTGGTGCAGGCGGTCCGCAGCGGCAACAACGACGTGGGCGGGCGCCTGGTGGAGCTGTCCGGGCGCGAGTACATGGTCCGCGGCCGCGGCTACGTGAAGTCGATCCAGGACCTCGAGAACCTGGTGCTGCGCGCGCAGGGCGGCACGCCGGTGCTGGTGAAGGACGTGGCCACGGTGTCGCTCGGCCCGGAGATGCGCCGCGGCATCGCCGACCTCGACGGCGAGGGCGACGTGGTGGGCGGCATCGTCGTGATGCGCGCCGGCGAGAACGCGCTCAACGTCATCGACCGGGTCAAGGCGAAGCTGGAGGAGGTGAAGCCGTCGCTGCCGAAGGGCGTGGAGGTGGTGACCACCTACGACCGCTCCGAGCTCATCGGCAAGGCCATCGAGAACGTGAAGGGGAAGCTCCTCGAGGAGATCCTCATCGTCTCGCTGGTGATCCTGGTGTTCCTCTGGCACGTGCCGTCCGCCATCGTTCCCATCGTCACCATCCCGGTGTCGGTCGCGCTCGCCTTCATCCCCATGTACTTCATGGGCCTGAACGCGAACCTCATGTCGCTGGCGGGCATCGCCATCTCCATCGGCGTGCTGGTGGACGGCGCCATCGTCGAGGTGGAGAACGCGTACAACAAGATCCACCACTGGATCGCCGACGGGAAGAAGGGCGACTTCCACCAGGTCCGCCTGGAGGCGCTGCTGGAGGTGGGCCCGGGCGTCTTCTTCTCGCTGCTGGTGGTGGCGGTCGCGTTCATGCCGGTGTTCACCCTGGTGGACCAGGAGGGCCGGCTCTTCCGCCCGCTCGCCTACTCCAAGAACCTGGCCATGGCGATCGCGGCGCTGCTCGCCATCACGCTCGACCCCGCCATGCGCATGCTGTTCGCGCGCGTCGAGCCGTTCCGCTTCCGCCCGCGGCCGGTGGCCTGGGTCGCGAACCAGGTGCTGGTCGGCAAGTACTACTCGGAGGAGCGGCACCCCATCAGCCGCTTCCTGCACCGGATCTACGAGCCGCCCTGCCGGTTCGTGGTGAAGCACGCGAAGGCCACGCTGGTCGTGGCGGCGCTGCTCGTCGCCACCTCGATCCCGGCGTACCTCGCGCTCGGCCACGAGTTCATGCCGCCCCTGCGCGAGGGGACCATCCTCTACATGCCGTCCGCGGTGGAGCCCGGCATGTCGGTCGCCGAGGCGCAGCGCGCGCTCCAGGTGCAGGACAAGATCCTGAAGACGTTCCCCGAGGTCGAGCGCGTGTTCGGCAAGGCCGGCCGCGCCAACACCTCCACCGACCCGGCCCCGTTCACCATGATGGAGACCACCATCGTGCTGAAGCCGGAGGCGCAGTGGCGCGAGCAGCCGCGCTGGTACTCGTCCTGGGCGCCGGAGTGGCTGAAGGGCGTGCTGCGCGCGGTCTGGCGCGACCGGATCACCGAGGACCACCTCATCTCCGAGATGGACGAGGCGCTCCGGCTGCCGGGCATCTCCAACGCCTGGACCATGCCGATCAAGGGACGCCTCGACATGCTCTCCACCGGCATCCGCACGCCGGTGGGCATCAAGGTGGCCGGCGCGGACCTCGCCACGGTGGAGAAGGTGGCGAAGGACATCGAGTCGGCGGTGCAGCACGTGCCCGGGACCCGCAGCGTCTACGCGGAGCGCGTGGCCGGCGGCTACTTCCTCGACTTCGTGCTGAAGCGCGAGCAGCTCGCCCGCTACGGCCTGTCGGTGGACGCGGCCAACATGATGGTGATGACCGCGGTGGGCGGCGACAACCAGACCACCACGGTGATGGGGCGCGAGCGCTACGGCGTGAACGTCCGGTACGCGCGCGACTACCGCGACGACCTGGACGCGCTGAAGCGGGTGCTCCTGCCGCTGCCCGGCGGCCAGGGGCAGATCCCCATGGAGGAGATCGCCGACGTGGTGCTGGCGCAGGGCCCGTCGATGATCCGCGACGAGAACGGCCTGCTCGCCGGCTACGTGTACGTGGACTTCGACACGTCCAAGGTGGACGTGGGCCGGTACGTGGACCAGGCCAAGGCGAAGGTGGCCGAGCTGGTGAAGCCGCCGCCCGGCTACGCCATCTCCTGGAGCGGCCAGTACGAGAACATGATCCGGGTGAAGGAGCGGCTGAAGCTCATCATCCCGGTGACGCTCGTGCTCATCTTCGCGCTGCTCTACATGAACACGAAGAGCGCGTTCAAGGCGTCGCTGGTGATGCTGGCGGTGCCGTTCTCGGCCATCGGCGCCGTCTGGCTGCTGTGGCTGCTCGACTACAACGTGTCGATCGCGGTGTGGGTCGGCCTCATCGCGCTCATGGGCCTCGACGCCGAGACCGGCGTGTTCATGCTGCTGTTCCTCGACCTCTCCTACGACGAGCACCGGAAGAAGGGGCTGGTGAAGGACGAGGACGGGCTGGTCGAGGCCATCATCCACGGCGCGGTGAAGCGCGTGCGCCCGAAGGCCATGACCGTGTTCGCCGCGATGATGGGCCTCTTGCCCATCATGTGGTCCACCGGCACCGGCGCCGACCTCATGAAGCGCATCGCCGCGCCCATGGTCGGCGGCCTGGTGACCTCGTTCCTGCTCGAGCTGCTCGTCTACCCGGCGGTCTACTTCCTGTGGAAGAAGCGCGAGCTCGGCAAGCCGCTGCCCGAGGAGGCCGAGGTCGCCGCGGCGTAG
- a CDS encoding efflux RND transporter periplasmic adaptor subunit, translating into MSDPTIPTNPNAPPPPRRARGALILLAALVAGAALGGGAVLLAGGLRGGEPADGHDHAAHAEKKQLYTCPMHPTIVQDHPGECPICGMKLVPMDAPQGGAAAGAPAAGAAKAAADQKPQWQCPMHPTIVQDHPGDCPICGMKLVKMEGGAAGGAQAEGPAPEGLASVTIEPSRQQLIGLRTVAVSRGAVGGAWRTAGRVAIDETRVHHLNVKVGGFVEHDHATFVGKAVRRGEPLFTMYSPELLAAQEEYLLALRTSRSLAQGGAEGPGATLVKAARRKLELWDVPASEIARLEKTGEARKDLTFHAPASGVVTKREIVPGMRIEAGSMPFEIVDLSRVWVLADVYESELRHVKVGLPATLSLKAYPNRAFKGKVVFIDPLLDPKTRTVKVRIEFDNAGGELKPEMFGEVLLQGARREGLVIPADAVIDSGTQKVVFVAAGEGRFQPREVRLGDGDGRHVEVVEGLHEGEQVVTGANFLVDSESRLRASLAAMASGAKAAPAGAAPAAAPAAAPAAGAGDHAQHGGH; encoded by the coding sequence GTGAGCGACCCGACGATCCCGACGAACCCGAACGCCCCCCCGCCGCCGCGCCGCGCGCGCGGCGCCCTGATCCTGCTCGCGGCGCTCGTCGCCGGCGCGGCCCTGGGCGGCGGCGCGGTGCTCCTGGCCGGCGGCCTGCGCGGTGGCGAGCCCGCCGACGGCCACGACCACGCGGCGCACGCCGAGAAGAAGCAGCTCTACACCTGCCCGATGCACCCGACCATCGTGCAGGACCACCCCGGCGAGTGCCCGATCTGCGGCATGAAGCTCGTGCCCATGGACGCGCCGCAGGGTGGCGCCGCGGCCGGCGCGCCCGCGGCCGGCGCGGCGAAGGCCGCCGCGGACCAGAAGCCGCAGTGGCAGTGCCCGATGCACCCGACCATCGTGCAGGACCACCCCGGCGACTGCCCGATCTGCGGCATGAAGCTGGTGAAGATGGAGGGCGGCGCCGCGGGCGGCGCGCAGGCGGAGGGCCCGGCGCCGGAGGGGCTCGCCAGCGTGACCATCGAGCCCTCCCGCCAGCAGCTCATCGGGCTGCGCACCGTGGCGGTGTCCCGCGGCGCGGTGGGCGGCGCCTGGCGCACCGCCGGGCGCGTCGCCATCGACGAGACGCGCGTGCACCACCTCAACGTGAAGGTCGGCGGCTTCGTCGAGCACGACCACGCCACCTTCGTGGGCAAGGCCGTGCGCCGGGGCGAGCCGCTCTTCACCATGTACAGCCCCGAGCTGCTCGCCGCGCAGGAGGAGTACCTGCTCGCGCTGCGCACCAGCCGCTCGCTCGCGCAGGGCGGCGCGGAGGGTCCGGGGGCCACGCTGGTGAAGGCGGCCCGGCGCAAGCTGGAGCTGTGGGACGTGCCCGCGTCGGAGATCGCGCGGCTGGAGAAGACCGGCGAGGCCCGCAAGGACCTCACCTTCCACGCCCCGGCGAGCGGCGTCGTCACCAAGCGCGAGATCGTCCCCGGCATGCGCATCGAGGCCGGCTCGATGCCGTTCGAGATCGTGGACCTCTCGCGCGTATGGGTGCTCGCCGACGTGTACGAGAGCGAGCTGCGGCACGTGAAGGTCGGCCTGCCCGCCACGCTCTCCCTGAAGGCGTACCCGAACCGCGCCTTCAAGGGGAAGGTCGTGTTCATCGACCCGCTGCTCGACCCGAAGACCCGCACCGTCAAGGTGCGCATCGAGTTCGACAACGCGGGCGGCGAGCTGAAGCCGGAGATGTTCGGCGAGGTGCTGCTGCAGGGCGCGCGGCGCGAGGGCCTGGTGATCCCGGCCGACGCGGTGATCGACTCCGGCACGCAGAAGGTGGTGTTCGTGGCCGCGGGCGAGGGCCGGTTCCAGCCGCGCGAGGTGCGGCTCGGCGACGGCGACGGCCGGCACGTGGAGGTGGTGGAGGGCCTGCACGAGGGCGAGCAGGTGGTGACCGGCGCGAACTTCCTGGTGGACTCCGAGTCCCGGCTGCGCGCGTCGCTCGCGGCCATGGCCTCGGGCGCGAAGGCCGCGCCGGCCGGTGCGGCCCCCGCGGCGGCGCCCGCGGCCGCGCCCGCGGCCGGCGCCGGCGACCACGCGCAGCACGGGGGCCACTAG